The following is a genomic window from Methanobacterium spitsbergense.
TTCCTTCAGGATTTAAGGCATATAAAAGACCATAAGTCCTGGTGCTGTCATGGAATTCATTGATGATGTAGATGGTTCCGTCGGCTGTTATAGTTGGAGATCCAACGAATTGGTTGTAACAATTTTCATTGTATATTCCGTCGTTAATGGTGTAGTTCCATTTTTTTGTTCCGTCTTTGTTCAAGGCATACAAGTTAGCCATATAATTTGTACCATTATTGAACCGTGTTGGCATGTATATTGTGCCATCTGGTCCTATAGATGGAGCGTATGTTATTCGGCTGTCTATATTTCCAGTTGTGTAATTCCATTTAGTGTTGTTATGTTGAGGTCCCGTGTATTGTGACTGTCCTGTGTTCTGGTTGTCGTGCATCGCTTTAGGGTACTGGTTGTCTGCCAAAGTATTGGGTGATGCAGCCATAGTTGGAGAAAATGAAATAATAACCAGTGTAACTACTACGAGAATGAATAGAAATTGTTTGAACTTGAGTATTTTTGTGATCAACTTTTTTTCACCTCCTTTTACAATTGATAAATCATATTTTCTTATTATTTTTGCCCTGGTTTTTATCAATGAAAAAAGTGTTCAAACCTTTTAAATTAGATTAAAATGGTTTGGTCAAAAAAATTGATTGAAAGAGTTTTAGTTTTATTATAAGGACAATAAGTTTTATTAAACATCATATTATTATGTGTTGTTAAAAAAACTAAATAGGAAAGTTTAAATAAAAAAAACCGGTTTTAGTGACTGTTTTCACAAAAAATTAATATCAATCATCTGAGGTCATGATTGTGTCCTAATATGAAATCAAAATATATATGTGGCATCTTCAAGTACTACTAGATGCTGTAAATCCTCTCCTAAAACTTACATTATGGGATAAGTAGCATCAAACTTATTACACCCAATTCAATTATGTTTTATCTTTTTTCTGATTCAAATAAACTTATTGAACTATCTAAACCGTCTTTACTTGATTCTATGATGTCTATTGCTGACTTTAATTCATCATCCTTATATTTCTGATCAACTATTAAACGATGGATAATGAATCCTATAATAGATAAAATTGCCATAAAAATCAGGATATAGAAAATTAAAACTAATAAGTATTGATAAATTGTTAAATTATCTAATGTAGTAGCTGATAAAATGAAAACTACTAAAAATGCGAAGATAAAACAACTGGCTATGATTAATAATAATTTTTGGTCATCACTTCTATCCTTAAATGATGAATAAGCTGCTATGGACAAGGAAGATCCTGCTAAACTTAAAACTAGAAATTCCGGTATTAAAGCAATAATATCCATTTTTTTTAGCACCTTTTAAATTTTTAATAACATTCTTGTTTCAATACTTCCTCTTTCGTTAAGGGGCGGGCATATTTTATCATTTTACTAAAAGCTTGATCATATATTTTTATTAATTCTGGTTGTGCCTTTTTTATTCCTACTGATCCACGACTTTCATTGTGTCTATCTGGCTTTTCAATGTATAAATGGCTTTTATTAAAAATCATGAAATGTTTTGTAGGCCTTTTTGGCAAGACTAAATATTCAACACCCTTATATTTGTCAAGAAGAGTGTAAATTTCCATCCTATCCTCACAAAATACTTGAGGACCACCTATAATCGTTATTGACTCAAATTTATGATTTGCTGCGTGTTTAATTATCTCTTGTACACCTTCACTGAATTCTCCCACAATTACTTTAAGTTCCAACTCATCAACAATTTTTCCTTTAATTTTAAGATTTTTCAATCCTTCAATCAGATTAAATCTCCACACTCTTCTTTTATATCTTTCCGAACTGTGAAAAAGAACTATTTCATTCCCATACAACTTATTATAATGCGGATTATGCCTATAAATTAATTTAAGCAAGATAATAATTATTAATGTCGACAAACTCATTAATATTAAAATTACACTATAATCAAATTGCATCAATTATCCCCTCAAAAAAATCATTTATCCTGGTCTCTGGTTGAAGCATATAATAATCCCTAAATTTATTAGATATAAAAATAAATCCATCTAAAAACAACACCCTCTGACATAATGTTATCTTTATTATGGTTTATTAACTTTTCATTAAAATAAAAATTAAATATTAATTTACATCTGATTAAGCATTGCATTTTCTTTTTGTCATGTACGTGGAACTTTTTTCAATTTGAACATGATTATATTGTTAATATTTAAATATTCCAATTAAAAGAGTTTTTTGGGAATTAAACGATTTTATTAGGTATTTATTATATTTCAAGTTATGGTAAGTTTCCTAAAAATTTTGCATGGCGAATAAATATCATATCCCCTATGAGTGTCTCGTCAAGTTTAGTATTGTTTCATCATGTTTACTATGATATTCAAAATTTATCTTTTACTTCGTTATGAGAAGTTTAAGAGTTTAAATAATTATTTGTATATTTAATTATAATATTTTTCATTTCAGACTATATCAGAGAATCTTGAAAACAGAATATAATACTATTTAATCATATTAGAAGGAATTAAGATACATTGACTTGTTATGGTATAATTTCAAATGAAGAGCCAAATAGTATACTGATTATACTCCCTCTGGAATTTGTTTAGGAGGAGATTATAACTTCTTTTCTCGAACTTTGCTTAACTTCAGAGGGAGTATGTAGTTATCCCTTGCCCAATTTTGGTATGATTTGGGTGTAAATTATGAACGAATCACGCATGAATTGTGTATAATGCTTTATATCATGTTTAATAGAGGGAGTTTTATGTCATTTTTATCGCTGGTGGTTAAAAATCCATTCAGAAACAAGACTAGAAGTGCCCTTGCCATTACTGGTATTGCAATTGGAATAATTGTAATAGTGGCTTTAGGAATGGTTACGGGAGGCCTTAAGAACTCAACGCAGAGTACGCTTAAGGCAGGTTCAGCTGAAGTGACAGTTGTTCAAGCTGGATCAAACGGAATGGGATCAAGTGGTAGTTTAAACGAAAGTTATGTTACATCTCTACTTAACGTGAGTGGTGTTAAAAGTACAGCTGGAATTTTAAGGGCAACTAATACCTCAACTGAAAGTGCAAGCTCAAACACTAGTCAAGGAGGCGGTTTTGGTGGTGGTCTTACAATAACGGGTATAGACTCAAATAAGTTAAGTCTGGAAGGTATTGATAGTGTCAATGGAACAATATTTACAAACACCAGTTCTGATCAAGTTATAATAGGAAAAACTGAAGCTCAAAGTCTTAACAAAACAGTGGGAGATACAGTAAATCTGTTAGGCCAAAATTTCACAATCACTGGAATATTTGAAACAGGTAATTTCATGACTGATAATGGAATCTTGATGCCACTTTCAACATTACAAAATCTCACAAGTAATGATGGAAAAGTCAGCAATATACTGGTAAAAGTAACAGATAATGCCAATGTAACAACCGTAGGCAATTCAATAACTTCTGCTTATCCTAATGAACTTTCCACAACAACTGCTGCTTCTTCAGCTGATAGAATAAACCAAGGATTAAGTTTCATAGATACGGCTAGTTGGGCAATATCGCTTTTAGCCATATTTATCGGTGCTGTTGGAGTTATTAACACCATGGTAATGACAGTTTATGAAAGAACAAGGGAAATAGGAGTATTAAAAGCAGTGGGATGGAAAAATAGTAGAATATTAGGGATGATACTTGGAGAATCAATTGTACTCACACTCATGGCATTTGTTATTGGATCAGTAATAGCTGTGGTAGGAGTAGAAGTTCTATTAACTCTAGTTCCATCTGTAGGAAACGTTATAACACCCTCCCTTTCAATCGATATATTCCTCAGAGCATTTGCTGTGGCATTAATTGTAGGTGTCATAGGTGGATTATATCCAGCTTACAGAGCAAGTAGATTATCCCCAACGGAGGCTCTGCGCTATGAATAAAAACGAAAACATCATAGAAATTAGAGATCTGAAAAAAAGCTATGATAATGGAAAAATAAAGGCTTTAAATGGAATGAATTTGAAGGTGAAAAAGGGAGAATTCATATCTATAATGGGTCCTTCAGGTTCAGGAAAATCATCTTTACTTAACATGATAGGCGGACTAGACATGGCAGATGAGGGTACCATAAACGTGGCTGGTATTGACATGATGAGAACCAAAAACCTAAACGAATTTCGATCAAAAGAAATAGGGTTTGTCTTCCAAATGCACAACTTGATACCAAACTTAACTGTGGTTGAGAACGTGGAAATTCCAATGTATGAAACCAATACTAATTCCAAAGACATGAGAAAAAGAGCATTGGATATTTTAAAATCGGTTGGTCTAGAAGATAAGGTAGATCAAAAACCGACTAAACTATCTGGTGGACAAAGGCAAAGAGTTGCAATAGCCCGAGCTCTCGTAAACCACCCATCAATTATTTTAGCCGATGAACCTACTGGATCTTTAGATTCTAAAACTGGAGAAGTTATCCTTGACTTGTTGAAAGATCTTCATAAAAAAGAGAACGTAACATTGGTCATGGTTACACATGAACCATACGTAGGAAACATGGCTGAAAGGATTATCACAGTATTGGATGGAAAATGTCTAACAGATAACAAAACATAAAAAAAATCTTTTATTTTTTTTGAATTTATTTAATTGAAATCAAAAAAAAATTTATTGTAAGAAATGATGATGGGGTGGGCCATTGTAAAAGTTGAAAATTAAATCTTAAATAATATATTTTAAGAAGTATAATGGAGTAAAAATATGAATAAAGAGATTTGGTGGGTATTTGCTGGTACTGCAGGGGGACCTAATCGTGTCAGGATTGTTAAGACGTTAAATGAAAGACCTTGTAACGCTCATCAACTTGCTGAAAAACTTGATCTTGATTATAAGACTATACGTCACCATCTGAGAATATTAACAAATAAAAATATGATTGTCGTTGGGGAAACCAAATATGGGGCTTTATATTTCCTTTCAACTAAAATGGAAGAAAATTATGACATTTTAAATGAAATTTTTTGAATTTTATCTTAAAAAATTAAAATGTGAAAAAATTGAAAATTAATATTTAAGAGGATTAGAAAAAAATGGTAGCAGAAATAGGGCCAACAGTGATAATATTAATTTACTTAGCATTTGCAATGGGCCTTGCAAATGTTTGTTTATTATTAGGACTCCTTAATTCATATTGGAAAACATATAAAGAAATAAAATCACAATTCACCATAGGTCTATTGTATTTTGGATCTTTTCTCCTTATTCAAAATATTTTAGTTACAATTGCATTGGTGGTTCCATTAATAGTACATTTAGTACCGTTTGAAATATCCAATTCCGAATTTGGACCCCGAATTTTATTCATCTTAATCAATATGATCCAACTAGTTGCACTTAGTATCCTTTACAAAATAACCAGAAATTAGTAACCTTATGGTTCTTGAACTTTTAACATAATGGGAATTGCTAATCTTGATTTTTATTTGTATTTTGGAATTTAAATAAAATACTAATTACTCGGATTGTAATAATAAAAAAATCATGTAAAATTTTTTAGGTACCAAGACAATACTATAGTAATATGAGAATTTTTAAAAGAAAAAGCAGCATGTGACCAAATATTATCAAAGGGAAGATAATATCAAATATTTTTTAGTTTTTACTAAACATGAGGAATTTGTGTAATAGGAAAATAAGAATATGAGAAAACAAATTAGTTTTGAGGAGGAAGGTGAAGCAGAAATTAAAATTATAGGTATGAATTCCCTTTTTATTGAGATCTTAGTAAAATTAAATTGTTATTATGACCCTAATACTTCATCTTTCACATCTCCAGTTATTAAATTTGAATTTATACACCCTATAAATGAAAAAATTCATGAAGAATTGAAGAGAAAATGCAGAGATGGAAAACAATTTAAAATAATTATTTCCAAACCAGAGGAATATCCCAAAATACTGGAAGGCTGTATTTTGGACCCAAAAAATATTCTAAAAGGCTCTGCTAGTTCAATAACCCAAACGAGAATATAATAACTATCAAGAATGGATTAATAATATCTGAATTTATCTGAGATGGAATATGTAATAACACCTTGAAATTTTTTTAAACTTAAATTAAAATATAAAATTTTTGTAAAATAAAATAAAAAATATTATTTATAGATTTTTACTTCTCATGGAGGCTATTCTACTTGTAATTATTCTTTTTGCGCTTAAAAGATCTTCATCTTTAACTTCGGATTTTTCAATTTCTATTTCAATTTTGTGTAGTAGGTTATGCAATTCCTCTGGTTTACATTTATTTACTTCTTTAAAGAGTTCATTTATAGTATTTTTGTTTTCGGCGGGTTTTCTGAATTTCATGATGTACAATTCCTTTATTTTAATTTAATAGATATTTTAGAAATAAATGTGACCTAAACACCCTATGTTTTATCGGACTTCCACAATAAACTGTTAAATCCTTTAAATACCGTTTCCATCCATGTCTGTTCTTGATTTTTTATCTTTATTATTTAACTTGTTTTTTTGTTTGTATTTCTTTTTAGGATTCATCCAGTTTTCATATCCAATATTATCGGCAAAGCAATGAATATAACAGTATTTTCAGTTGTATATCCTGAAATTTTCTTGAATATCGACATTCTTATTACTGAATTCACAAACATGTATTTCATTTTTTTCGTTGATTTTTTCTATCATAAAACCTTCCATATTTTTAGATATGTTTTTGAGTTAAACTAAAACTTTACTATCAAAAAATATTCCATCTAATAAATTAAGAACATGATCTGCCACTTAATTCGATGAATTTAAATAAAATAGGGTTAATAATTATAATTAGGTGATAAATATGAGTATAATACCAATAGCTCCAATTGGAAGAATAATAAAAAATGCAGGCGGACAAAGAATCAGTGAAGGTTCAAAAGAAGCTTTAGGAAAAGTTTTAGAACAGTGTGGGGAAGATATCTCCAAACAAGCACTTCTACTTGCGAAACACGCTGGAAGAGTGACTGTAAACGCGTCTGATATTGAATTAGCTGTTAAAGAACTTGAATAATTTATATTATATTCTCTTATTTTTTTTGATTTTTAAATATCTAGCAGGGGTACCCGAGTGGACTAAGGGGATAGGTTCAGGGCCTATTGGTGTAGGCCTTCGCGGGTTCGAATCCCGTCCCCTGCACTCCAGTCTTAAAATAGAATTAAATTAGAATATTCAGATATTAACATACATCTTAAATTAACAGCATCAATGCGTAAAAGACATATTCAATTTCTAACTATACGAATAAATGCATGTATCTATGAGTAAACGGATTCATTTATAAGTATAGTCACGTATGTGATGCTAAATCAATATCAATCAATACAGATTCATTGAGAAAGTAAGTATGCAGGCAAAATACTATTTCAAAGTCAATAGTTTTTAAATATCCATATAAAATTGTCTTCGAATGAACAAAATTTGGAAAGTAAGCACAGAATGAGCTTTTTTTACCATCAATAAATATTGCATCTTTATGGTTTTCATTTTTGTTTTATGGAGTTAACGTTTTTGCTCTCTTATTTAGTTTATTGATGTTTTACTATCTAAGTGAAAAGCAGCAAGTGATCAATCAAGGTAAGTAACTTTGGATCTTTAAAAAAATAGA
Proteins encoded in this region:
- a CDS encoding ABC transporter permease — its product is MSFLSLVVKNPFRNKTRSALAITGIAIGIIVIVALGMVTGGLKNSTQSTLKAGSAEVTVVQAGSNGMGSSGSLNESYVTSLLNVSGVKSTAGILRATNTSTESASSNTSQGGGFGGGLTITGIDSNKLSLEGIDSVNGTIFTNTSSDQVIIGKTEAQSLNKTVGDTVNLLGQNFTITGIFETGNFMTDNGILMPLSTLQNLTSNDGKVSNILVKVTDNANVTTVGNSITSAYPNELSTTTAASSADRINQGLSFIDTASWAISLLAIFIGAVGVINTMVMTVYERTREIGVLKAVGWKNSRILGMILGESIVLTLMAFVIGSVIAVVGVEVLLTLVPSVGNVITPSLSIDIFLRAFAVALIVGVIGGLYPAYRASRLSPTEALRYE
- a CDS encoding ABC transporter ATP-binding protein, which encodes MNKNENIIEIRDLKKSYDNGKIKALNGMNLKVKKGEFISIMGPSGSGKSSLLNMIGGLDMADEGTINVAGIDMMRTKNLNEFRSKEIGFVFQMHNLIPNLTVVENVEIPMYETNTNSKDMRKRALDILKSVGLEDKVDQKPTKLSGGQRQRVAIARALVNHPSIILADEPTGSLDSKTGEVILDLLKDLHKKENVTLVMVTHEPYVGNMAERIITVLDGKCLTDNKT
- a CDS encoding ArsR/SmtB family transcription factor encodes the protein MNKEIWWVFAGTAGGPNRVRIVKTLNERPCNAHQLAEKLDLDYKTIRHHLRILTNKNMIVVGETKYGALYFLSTKMEENYDILNEIF
- a CDS encoding histone family protein; protein product: MSIIPIAPIGRIIKNAGGQRISEGSKEALGKVLEQCGEDISKQALLLAKHAGRVTVNASDIELAVKELE